Proteins encoded within one genomic window of Natator depressus isolate rNatDep1 chromosome 1, rNatDep2.hap1, whole genome shotgun sequence:
- the CBLL1 gene encoding E3 ubiquitin-protein ligase Hakai isoform X4: MDHNDNDLQGTNSSGSLGGLDVRRRIPIKLISKQPNKTKPAPRAPRIMNRMPSKAQAGDEEFDYNEEERYECKGADMFGNPRRFPGHIFWDFKINLLGEKDDTPVHFCDKCGLPIKLYGRMIPCKHVFCYDCAILHEKKGDKMCPGCNDPVQRIEQCVRGSLFMCSIVQGCKRTYLSQRDLQAHINHRHMRAGKPVTRPPLEPVHPPIAPPPAEIPERFIMPPDKHHMSHIPPKQHLMMPPPPLQHVQHEHYNQPHEDIRAPPAEMSMAPPPPRSVSQDTFRISTRKHSNLITVPIQDDSNSGAREPPPPAPAPAHHHPEYQGQPVVSHPHHIMPPQQHYAPPPPPPPPISHPMQHPPQGAGTPHMVYSQAPPPPMTSAPPPITPPPGHIIAQMPPYMNHPPPGPPPPQHGGPPVNVNAPPPHHYNPSSLPQFSEDQGTLSPPFTQPGGMSPGMWPAPRGPPPPPRMQGPPSQAPLPGPHHPDQTRYRPYYQ, encoded by the exons ATGGACCACAATG ACAATGATTTGCAAGGCACTAATAGTTCTGGATCGTTGGGTGGTCTTGATGTTCGCAGACGAATCCCTATAAAGCTCATCTCCAAACAGcccaacaaaaccaaacctgcACCACGCGCTCCAAGAATTATGAACAGGATGCCTTCAAAGGCACAGGCTGGTGATGAAG AATTTGATTATAATGAAGAGGAGCGGTATGAGTGCAAAGGAGCGGACATGTTTGGGAATCCAAGAAGATTCCCTGGACACATATTTTGGGACTTTAAG ATAAACTTGCTGGGAGAAAAGGATGATACCCCAGTCCATTTCTGTGACAAGTGTGGATTGCCCATCAAATTGTATGGGCGCATG ATACCTTGCAAGCATGTTTTCTGCTATGACTGTGCTATATTACATGAGAAGAAGGGTGACAAGATGTGCCCAGG CTGTAATGATCCCGTGCAGCGAATTGAGCAATGTGTGCGAGGGTCTCTCTTCATGTGTAGCATTGTTCAAGGGTGCAAGAGAACATATTTGTCTCAGAGAGACTTACAAGCTCACATCAACCATCGTCATATGAGAGCTGGAAAACCTGTTACCCGTCCTCCACTTGAACCTGTTCATCCTCCTATTGCCCCACCTCCTGCTGAAATTCCTGAGCGTTTCATAATGCCACCTGATAAGCATCATATGAGCCATATTCCACCAAAGCAGCACCTCATGATGCCACCACCTCCTTTACAGCATGTGCAACACGAGCATTATAACCAACCACATGAGGACATTCGTGCACCCCCAGCAGAGATGTCAATGGCTCCACCACCACCTCGCTCAGTCAGTCAGGATACGTTTCGTATTTCCACGAGAAAACACAGCAATTTAATAACTGTCCCTATTCAGGATGATTCAAATTCAGGTGCTCGAGAACCACCTCCACCAGCCCCAGCACCTGCTCATCATCATCCTGAATATCAGGGTCAACCAGTGGTATCCCATCCTCATCATATTATGCCTCCACAGCAACATTATGCACCAcccccgccaccaccaccaccaataagCCATCCAATGCAACATCCTCCCCAGGGAGCAGGTACTCCTCATATGGTTTATAGCCAAGCTCCACCACCACCGATGACCTCTGCTCCACCACCAATAACCCCTCCCCCTGGACACATAATTGCCCAAATGCCACCATATATGAATCACCCTCCTCCAGGACCTCCCCCTCCTCAACATGGTGGCCCACCTGTAAATGTAaatgcaccccctccccatcacTATAATCCTAGCTCTTTGCCGCAGTTCAGTGAAGATCAAGGAACTCTCAGCCCTCCTTTTACACAGCCTGGGGGAATGAGTCCGGGGATGTGGCCCGCTCCAAGAGGgcctcctccacccccaagaaTGCAAGGTCCACCTTCTCAAGCCCCACTTCCTGGACCACATCACCCAGATCAAACCAGATATAGACCATACTACCAATGA
- the CBLL1 gene encoding E3 ubiquitin-protein ligase Hakai isoform X2 encodes MGPPCTDLARDSGSWCVVGRFAGGRGRETPGCICYARNNDLQGTNSSGSLGGLDVRRRIPIKLISKQPNKTKPAPRAPRIMNRMPSKAQAGDEEFDYNEEERYECKGADMFGNPRRFPGHIFWDFKINLLGEKDDTPVHFCDKCGLPIKLYGRMIPCKHVFCYDCAILHEKKGDKMCPGCNDPVQRIEQCVRGSLFMCSIVQGCKRTYLSQRDLQAHINHRHMRAGKPVTRPPLEPVHPPIAPPPAEIPERFIMPPDKHHMSHIPPKQHLMMPPPPLQHVQHEHYNQPHEDIRAPPAEMSMAPPPPRSVSQDTFRISTRKHSNLITVPIQDDSNSGAREPPPPAPAPAHHHPEYQGQPVVSHPHHIMPPQQHYAPPPPPPPPISHPMQHPPQGAGTPHMVYSQAPPPPMTSAPPPITPPPGHIIAQMPPYMNHPPPGPPPPQHGGPPVNVNAPPPHHYNPSSLPQFSEDQGTLSPPFTQPGGMSPGMWPAPRGPPPPPRMQGPPSQAPLPGPHHPDQTRYRPYYQ; translated from the exons ATGGGTCCACCTTGTACTGACTTAGCAAGGGACTCTGGTTCTTGGTGTGTAGTTGGCAGATTCGCAGGTGGCCGAGGACGGGAAACACCTGGCTGTATCTGCTACGCTAGAA ACAATGATTTGCAAGGCACTAATAGTTCTGGATCGTTGGGTGGTCTTGATGTTCGCAGACGAATCCCTATAAAGCTCATCTCCAAACAGcccaacaaaaccaaacctgcACCACGCGCTCCAAGAATTATGAACAGGATGCCTTCAAAGGCACAGGCTGGTGATGAAG AATTTGATTATAATGAAGAGGAGCGGTATGAGTGCAAAGGAGCGGACATGTTTGGGAATCCAAGAAGATTCCCTGGACACATATTTTGGGACTTTAAG ATAAACTTGCTGGGAGAAAAGGATGATACCCCAGTCCATTTCTGTGACAAGTGTGGATTGCCCATCAAATTGTATGGGCGCATG ATACCTTGCAAGCATGTTTTCTGCTATGACTGTGCTATATTACATGAGAAGAAGGGTGACAAGATGTGCCCAGG CTGTAATGATCCCGTGCAGCGAATTGAGCAATGTGTGCGAGGGTCTCTCTTCATGTGTAGCATTGTTCAAGGGTGCAAGAGAACATATTTGTCTCAGAGAGACTTACAAGCTCACATCAACCATCGTCATATGAGAGCTGGAAAACCTGTTACCCGTCCTCCACTTGAACCTGTTCATCCTCCTATTGCCCCACCTCCTGCTGAAATTCCTGAGCGTTTCATAATGCCACCTGATAAGCATCATATGAGCCATATTCCACCAAAGCAGCACCTCATGATGCCACCACCTCCTTTACAGCATGTGCAACACGAGCATTATAACCAACCACATGAGGACATTCGTGCACCCCCAGCAGAGATGTCAATGGCTCCACCACCACCTCGCTCAGTCAGTCAGGATACGTTTCGTATTTCCACGAGAAAACACAGCAATTTAATAACTGTCCCTATTCAGGATGATTCAAATTCAGGTGCTCGAGAACCACCTCCACCAGCCCCAGCACCTGCTCATCATCATCCTGAATATCAGGGTCAACCAGTGGTATCCCATCCTCATCATATTATGCCTCCACAGCAACATTATGCACCAcccccgccaccaccaccaccaataagCCATCCAATGCAACATCCTCCCCAGGGAGCAGGTACTCCTCATATGGTTTATAGCCAAGCTCCACCACCACCGATGACCTCTGCTCCACCACCAATAACCCCTCCCCCTGGACACATAATTGCCCAAATGCCACCATATATGAATCACCCTCCTCCAGGACCTCCCCCTCCTCAACATGGTGGCCCACCTGTAAATGTAaatgcaccccctccccatcacTATAATCCTAGCTCTTTGCCGCAGTTCAGTGAAGATCAAGGAACTCTCAGCCCTCCTTTTACACAGCCTGGGGGAATGAGTCCGGGGATGTGGCCCGCTCCAAGAGGgcctcctccacccccaagaaTGCAAGGTCCACCTTCTCAAGCCCCACTTCCTGGACCACATCACCCAGATCAAACCAGATATAGACCATACTACCAATGA
- the CBLL1 gene encoding E3 ubiquitin-protein ligase Hakai isoform X1: protein MGPPCTDLARDSGSWCVVGRFAGGRGRETPGCICYARNNDLQGTNSSGSLGGLDVRRRIPIKLISKQPNKTKPAPRAPRIMNRMPSKAQAGDEEEFDYNEEERYECKGADMFGNPRRFPGHIFWDFKINLLGEKDDTPVHFCDKCGLPIKLYGRMIPCKHVFCYDCAILHEKKGDKMCPGCNDPVQRIEQCVRGSLFMCSIVQGCKRTYLSQRDLQAHINHRHMRAGKPVTRPPLEPVHPPIAPPPAEIPERFIMPPDKHHMSHIPPKQHLMMPPPPLQHVQHEHYNQPHEDIRAPPAEMSMAPPPPRSVSQDTFRISTRKHSNLITVPIQDDSNSGAREPPPPAPAPAHHHPEYQGQPVVSHPHHIMPPQQHYAPPPPPPPPISHPMQHPPQGAGTPHMVYSQAPPPPMTSAPPPITPPPGHIIAQMPPYMNHPPPGPPPPQHGGPPVNVNAPPPHHYNPSSLPQFSEDQGTLSPPFTQPGGMSPGMWPAPRGPPPPPRMQGPPSQAPLPGPHHPDQTRYRPYYQ, encoded by the exons ATGGGTCCACCTTGTACTGACTTAGCAAGGGACTCTGGTTCTTGGTGTGTAGTTGGCAGATTCGCAGGTGGCCGAGGACGGGAAACACCTGGCTGTATCTGCTACGCTAGAA ACAATGATTTGCAAGGCACTAATAGTTCTGGATCGTTGGGTGGTCTTGATGTTCGCAGACGAATCCCTATAAAGCTCATCTCCAAACAGcccaacaaaaccaaacctgcACCACGCGCTCCAAGAATTATGAACAGGATGCCTTCAAAGGCACAGGCTGGTGATGAAG AAGAATTTGATTATAATGAAGAGGAGCGGTATGAGTGCAAAGGAGCGGACATGTTTGGGAATCCAAGAAGATTCCCTGGACACATATTTTGGGACTTTAAG ATAAACTTGCTGGGAGAAAAGGATGATACCCCAGTCCATTTCTGTGACAAGTGTGGATTGCCCATCAAATTGTATGGGCGCATG ATACCTTGCAAGCATGTTTTCTGCTATGACTGTGCTATATTACATGAGAAGAAGGGTGACAAGATGTGCCCAGG CTGTAATGATCCCGTGCAGCGAATTGAGCAATGTGTGCGAGGGTCTCTCTTCATGTGTAGCATTGTTCAAGGGTGCAAGAGAACATATTTGTCTCAGAGAGACTTACAAGCTCACATCAACCATCGTCATATGAGAGCTGGAAAACCTGTTACCCGTCCTCCACTTGAACCTGTTCATCCTCCTATTGCCCCACCTCCTGCTGAAATTCCTGAGCGTTTCATAATGCCACCTGATAAGCATCATATGAGCCATATTCCACCAAAGCAGCACCTCATGATGCCACCACCTCCTTTACAGCATGTGCAACACGAGCATTATAACCAACCACATGAGGACATTCGTGCACCCCCAGCAGAGATGTCAATGGCTCCACCACCACCTCGCTCAGTCAGTCAGGATACGTTTCGTATTTCCACGAGAAAACACAGCAATTTAATAACTGTCCCTATTCAGGATGATTCAAATTCAGGTGCTCGAGAACCACCTCCACCAGCCCCAGCACCTGCTCATCATCATCCTGAATATCAGGGTCAACCAGTGGTATCCCATCCTCATCATATTATGCCTCCACAGCAACATTATGCACCAcccccgccaccaccaccaccaataagCCATCCAATGCAACATCCTCCCCAGGGAGCAGGTACTCCTCATATGGTTTATAGCCAAGCTCCACCACCACCGATGACCTCTGCTCCACCACCAATAACCCCTCCCCCTGGACACATAATTGCCCAAATGCCACCATATATGAATCACCCTCCTCCAGGACCTCCCCCTCCTCAACATGGTGGCCCACCTGTAAATGTAaatgcaccccctccccatcacTATAATCCTAGCTCTTTGCCGCAGTTCAGTGAAGATCAAGGAACTCTCAGCCCTCCTTTTACACAGCCTGGGGGAATGAGTCCGGGGATGTGGCCCGCTCCAAGAGGgcctcctccacccccaagaaTGCAAGGTCCACCTTCTCAAGCCCCACTTCCTGGACCACATCACCCAGATCAAACCAGATATAGACCATACTACCAATGA
- the CBLL1 gene encoding E3 ubiquitin-protein ligase Hakai isoform X3, with product MDHNDNDLQGTNSSGSLGGLDVRRRIPIKLISKQPNKTKPAPRAPRIMNRMPSKAQAGDEEEFDYNEEERYECKGADMFGNPRRFPGHIFWDFKINLLGEKDDTPVHFCDKCGLPIKLYGRMIPCKHVFCYDCAILHEKKGDKMCPGCNDPVQRIEQCVRGSLFMCSIVQGCKRTYLSQRDLQAHINHRHMRAGKPVTRPPLEPVHPPIAPPPAEIPERFIMPPDKHHMSHIPPKQHLMMPPPPLQHVQHEHYNQPHEDIRAPPAEMSMAPPPPRSVSQDTFRISTRKHSNLITVPIQDDSNSGAREPPPPAPAPAHHHPEYQGQPVVSHPHHIMPPQQHYAPPPPPPPPISHPMQHPPQGAGTPHMVYSQAPPPPMTSAPPPITPPPGHIIAQMPPYMNHPPPGPPPPQHGGPPVNVNAPPPHHYNPSSLPQFSEDQGTLSPPFTQPGGMSPGMWPAPRGPPPPPRMQGPPSQAPLPGPHHPDQTRYRPYYQ from the exons ATGGACCACAATG ACAATGATTTGCAAGGCACTAATAGTTCTGGATCGTTGGGTGGTCTTGATGTTCGCAGACGAATCCCTATAAAGCTCATCTCCAAACAGcccaacaaaaccaaacctgcACCACGCGCTCCAAGAATTATGAACAGGATGCCTTCAAAGGCACAGGCTGGTGATGAAG AAGAATTTGATTATAATGAAGAGGAGCGGTATGAGTGCAAAGGAGCGGACATGTTTGGGAATCCAAGAAGATTCCCTGGACACATATTTTGGGACTTTAAG ATAAACTTGCTGGGAGAAAAGGATGATACCCCAGTCCATTTCTGTGACAAGTGTGGATTGCCCATCAAATTGTATGGGCGCATG ATACCTTGCAAGCATGTTTTCTGCTATGACTGTGCTATATTACATGAGAAGAAGGGTGACAAGATGTGCCCAGG CTGTAATGATCCCGTGCAGCGAATTGAGCAATGTGTGCGAGGGTCTCTCTTCATGTGTAGCATTGTTCAAGGGTGCAAGAGAACATATTTGTCTCAGAGAGACTTACAAGCTCACATCAACCATCGTCATATGAGAGCTGGAAAACCTGTTACCCGTCCTCCACTTGAACCTGTTCATCCTCCTATTGCCCCACCTCCTGCTGAAATTCCTGAGCGTTTCATAATGCCACCTGATAAGCATCATATGAGCCATATTCCACCAAAGCAGCACCTCATGATGCCACCACCTCCTTTACAGCATGTGCAACACGAGCATTATAACCAACCACATGAGGACATTCGTGCACCCCCAGCAGAGATGTCAATGGCTCCACCACCACCTCGCTCAGTCAGTCAGGATACGTTTCGTATTTCCACGAGAAAACACAGCAATTTAATAACTGTCCCTATTCAGGATGATTCAAATTCAGGTGCTCGAGAACCACCTCCACCAGCCCCAGCACCTGCTCATCATCATCCTGAATATCAGGGTCAACCAGTGGTATCCCATCCTCATCATATTATGCCTCCACAGCAACATTATGCACCAcccccgccaccaccaccaccaataagCCATCCAATGCAACATCCTCCCCAGGGAGCAGGTACTCCTCATATGGTTTATAGCCAAGCTCCACCACCACCGATGACCTCTGCTCCACCACCAATAACCCCTCCCCCTGGACACATAATTGCCCAAATGCCACCATATATGAATCACCCTCCTCCAGGACCTCCCCCTCCTCAACATGGTGGCCCACCTGTAAATGTAaatgcaccccctccccatcacTATAATCCTAGCTCTTTGCCGCAGTTCAGTGAAGATCAAGGAACTCTCAGCCCTCCTTTTACACAGCCTGGGGGAATGAGTCCGGGGATGTGGCCCGCTCCAAGAGGgcctcctccacccccaagaaTGCAAGGTCCACCTTCTCAAGCCCCACTTCCTGGACCACATCACCCAGATCAAACCAGATATAGACCATACTACCAATGA
- the CBLL1 gene encoding E3 ubiquitin-protein ligase Hakai isoform X5: protein MNRMPSKAQAGDEEEFDYNEEERYECKGADMFGNPRRFPGHIFWDFKINLLGEKDDTPVHFCDKCGLPIKLYGRMIPCKHVFCYDCAILHEKKGDKMCPGCNDPVQRIEQCVRGSLFMCSIVQGCKRTYLSQRDLQAHINHRHMRAGKPVTRPPLEPVHPPIAPPPAEIPERFIMPPDKHHMSHIPPKQHLMMPPPPLQHVQHEHYNQPHEDIRAPPAEMSMAPPPPRSVSQDTFRISTRKHSNLITVPIQDDSNSGAREPPPPAPAPAHHHPEYQGQPVVSHPHHIMPPQQHYAPPPPPPPPISHPMQHPPQGAGTPHMVYSQAPPPPMTSAPPPITPPPGHIIAQMPPYMNHPPPGPPPPQHGGPPVNVNAPPPHHYNPSSLPQFSEDQGTLSPPFTQPGGMSPGMWPAPRGPPPPPRMQGPPSQAPLPGPHHPDQTRYRPYYQ from the exons ATGAACAGGATGCCTTCAAAGGCACAGGCTGGTGATGAAG AAGAATTTGATTATAATGAAGAGGAGCGGTATGAGTGCAAAGGAGCGGACATGTTTGGGAATCCAAGAAGATTCCCTGGACACATATTTTGGGACTTTAAG ATAAACTTGCTGGGAGAAAAGGATGATACCCCAGTCCATTTCTGTGACAAGTGTGGATTGCCCATCAAATTGTATGGGCGCATG ATACCTTGCAAGCATGTTTTCTGCTATGACTGTGCTATATTACATGAGAAGAAGGGTGACAAGATGTGCCCAGG CTGTAATGATCCCGTGCAGCGAATTGAGCAATGTGTGCGAGGGTCTCTCTTCATGTGTAGCATTGTTCAAGGGTGCAAGAGAACATATTTGTCTCAGAGAGACTTACAAGCTCACATCAACCATCGTCATATGAGAGCTGGAAAACCTGTTACCCGTCCTCCACTTGAACCTGTTCATCCTCCTATTGCCCCACCTCCTGCTGAAATTCCTGAGCGTTTCATAATGCCACCTGATAAGCATCATATGAGCCATATTCCACCAAAGCAGCACCTCATGATGCCACCACCTCCTTTACAGCATGTGCAACACGAGCATTATAACCAACCACATGAGGACATTCGTGCACCCCCAGCAGAGATGTCAATGGCTCCACCACCACCTCGCTCAGTCAGTCAGGATACGTTTCGTATTTCCACGAGAAAACACAGCAATTTAATAACTGTCCCTATTCAGGATGATTCAAATTCAGGTGCTCGAGAACCACCTCCACCAGCCCCAGCACCTGCTCATCATCATCCTGAATATCAGGGTCAACCAGTGGTATCCCATCCTCATCATATTATGCCTCCACAGCAACATTATGCACCAcccccgccaccaccaccaccaataagCCATCCAATGCAACATCCTCCCCAGGGAGCAGGTACTCCTCATATGGTTTATAGCCAAGCTCCACCACCACCGATGACCTCTGCTCCACCACCAATAACCCCTCCCCCTGGACACATAATTGCCCAAATGCCACCATATATGAATCACCCTCCTCCAGGACCTCCCCCTCCTCAACATGGTGGCCCACCTGTAAATGTAaatgcaccccctccccatcacTATAATCCTAGCTCTTTGCCGCAGTTCAGTGAAGATCAAGGAACTCTCAGCCCTCCTTTTACACAGCCTGGGGGAATGAGTCCGGGGATGTGGCCCGCTCCAAGAGGgcctcctccacccccaagaaTGCAAGGTCCACCTTCTCAAGCCCCACTTCCTGGACCACATCACCCAGATCAAACCAGATATAGACCATACTACCAATGA